From Eleftheria terrae, the proteins below share one genomic window:
- a CDS encoding ABC transporter ATP-binding protein has product MSEPIIEVERVTKQVRDSTGVLTILHDIDFTLARKESVAIVGASGSGKSTLLGIIAGLDTPSQGTVRLAGRDLFAIDEDARAALRAEQVGFVFQSFQLMGNLTALENVMLPLELQGRADARKAAAEMLQRVGLGERLGHYPRVLSGGEQQRVALARAFVVQPAVLLADEPTGSLDFATGEKVMQLMFDLNREHDTTLVLVTHDRTIAARCDRQIRIEAGRVAAAATIAA; this is encoded by the coding sequence ATGAGTGAACCCATCATTGAGGTGGAGCGTGTCACCAAGCAGGTGCGCGACTCCACCGGTGTGCTGACGATTCTGCACGATATCGACTTCACGCTGGCCCGCAAGGAATCGGTGGCCATCGTCGGCGCCTCGGGCTCCGGCAAGTCCACCTTGCTCGGCATCATTGCCGGCCTGGACACGCCGAGCCAGGGCACGGTGCGCCTGGCCGGCCGCGACCTCTTCGCCATCGACGAGGACGCACGAGCCGCCTTGCGGGCCGAGCAGGTCGGCTTCGTGTTCCAGAGCTTCCAGCTGATGGGCAACCTTACCGCGCTGGAGAACGTCATGCTGCCGCTGGAGCTGCAAGGCCGGGCCGACGCTCGCAAGGCGGCGGCCGAGATGCTGCAGCGGGTCGGCCTGGGCGAGCGGCTGGGCCACTATCCGCGGGTGCTGTCCGGCGGCGAGCAGCAGCGGGTGGCTCTGGCCCGCGCTTTCGTCGTGCAGCCGGCGGTGCTGCTGGCCGACGAGCCGACCGGCAGCCTGGACTTTGCCACCGGCGAGAAGGTCATGCAGCTGATGTTCGACCTCAACCGGGAGCACGACACCACCTTGGTGCTGGTGACGCACGATCGCACCATCGCGGCGCGCTGCGACCGCCAGATCCGCATCGAAGCCGGGCGGGTCGCCGCAGCGGCTACCATCGCGGCATGA
- a CDS encoding chromate transporter: MPVPEVAQDAASAAPPHPESPAPGGTPPPRPASPAELFWAFTRLALQGFGGVLPVAQRELVERRRWLAKQEFVELLSVAQVLPGPNIVNLSLMIGDRFFGARGAFASLAGMLAAPLIVVLAAAAVYAELARHPLVAGALRGMGAVAAGLILATGIKLVGTLKQSALGRELAFGLAALTVLLVAVLHWPLLWVLGCLGPLAMVLAWRRSKP, translated from the coding sequence ATGCCCGTCCCAGAAGTTGCCCAGGACGCTGCCTCTGCTGCACCGCCCCACCCCGAGTCCCCGGCCCCCGGGGGCACACCGCCCCCCCGCCCGGCTTCGCCGGCCGAGCTGTTCTGGGCCTTCACTCGGCTCGCGCTACAGGGCTTCGGCGGCGTGCTGCCGGTGGCCCAGCGGGAACTGGTGGAACGGCGGCGCTGGCTTGCCAAGCAGGAATTCGTCGAACTGCTGTCGGTGGCCCAGGTGCTGCCAGGCCCGAACATCGTGAACCTCTCGCTGATGATCGGCGACCGGTTCTTCGGCGCCCGCGGGGCCTTCGCCTCGCTCGCCGGCATGCTGGCCGCGCCGCTCATTGTGGTGCTCGCGGCGGCCGCGGTATATGCCGAGCTGGCCCGGCACCCCTTGGTCGCCGGGGCGCTGCGCGGCATGGGGGCGGTGGCTGCGGGCCTGATCCTCGCCACCGGCATCAAGCTGGTCGGCACCCTGAAGCAGTCGGCGCTGGGGCGCGAACTCGCCTTCGGCCTGGCGGCACTGACGGTGCTGCTGGTGGCCGTCCTGCACTGGCCGCTGCTGTGGGTGCTGGGTTGCCTGGGCCCGCTGGCGATGGTGCTGGCCTGGCGGAGGTCCAAGCCATGA
- a CDS encoding acetyl-CoA C-acetyltransferase, which produces MTTDIVIVSAARTAVGKFGGALSKTPAAELGATVITEVLKRAGLQGEQVDDVILGQVLQAGCGQNPARQAVIRAGLPHSVPAMTINKVCGSGLKAVMLAAQAIRDGDSDIVIAGGQENMSLSPHVLLNSREGQRMGDWKMIDSMITDGLWDVYNQYHMGITAENVAKQYGITREQQDELALASQMKAAAAQEAGRFKDEIVPVTIPQKKGDPLRFEADEFINRKTNAEALAGLRPAFDKAGSVTAGNASGINDGAAAVVLMTAAKAQALGLKPLARIASYASAGVDPAYMGMGPVPAARKALQRAGWQAADLDLLEINEAFAAQACAVHKEMGWDTSKVNVNGGAIAIGHPIGASGCRILVTLLHEMQRRDAKKGIASLCIGGGMGVALTVER; this is translated from the coding sequence ATGACAACCGATATCGTGATCGTTTCCGCTGCCCGTACCGCCGTTGGCAAGTTCGGCGGAGCGCTGTCCAAGACGCCGGCCGCCGAGCTGGGTGCCACCGTCATCACCGAGGTGCTCAAGCGCGCCGGCCTGCAGGGCGAGCAGGTCGACGACGTGATCCTCGGCCAGGTGCTGCAAGCGGGCTGCGGGCAGAACCCGGCGCGTCAAGCTGTGATTAGAGCCGGCTTGCCGCACAGCGTGCCTGCGATGACCATCAACAAGGTCTGCGGTTCCGGCCTGAAAGCCGTGATGCTCGCAGCGCAGGCCATCCGCGACGGCGATTCCGACATCGTCATCGCCGGGGGCCAGGAGAACATGAGCCTGTCGCCTCACGTGCTGCTCAACTCCCGCGAGGGCCAGCGCATGGGTGACTGGAAGATGATCGATTCCATGATCACCGACGGTCTTTGGGACGTGTACAACCAGTACCACATGGGCATCACCGCCGAAAACGTGGCCAAGCAATATGGCATCACCCGGGAGCAGCAGGACGAGCTGGCCCTGGCCTCGCAGATGAAGGCCGCGGCCGCCCAGGAGGCCGGCCGCTTCAAGGACGAGATCGTGCCGGTCACCATCCCTCAGAAGAAGGGTGACCCGCTGCGCTTCGAGGCCGACGAATTCATCAACCGCAAGACCAACGCCGAAGCACTCGCAGGCCTGCGGCCGGCCTTTGACAAGGCGGGCAGCGTGACGGCCGGCAATGCCTCGGGCATCAACGACGGTGCGGCCGCGGTGGTGCTGATGACGGCGGCCAAGGCGCAGGCGCTGGGCCTGAAGCCGCTGGCTCGCATCGCGTCCTATGCAAGCGCAGGTGTGGACCCGGCCTACATGGGCATGGGCCCGGTGCCGGCGGCCCGCAAGGCGCTGCAGCGGGCCGGCTGGCAGGCGGCCGACCTCGACCTGCTGGAGATCAACGAAGCGTTCGCGGCCCAGGCCTGTGCAGTGCACAAGGAAATGGGCTGGGATACGAGCAAGGTCAACGTCAACGGCGGGGCCATCGCGATCGGCCACCCCATCGGCGCCTCGGGCTGCCGCATCCTGGTCACGCTGCTGCACGAGATGCAGCGCCGCGATGCCAAGAAGGGCATTGCCTCTCTGTGCATCGGTGGTGGCATGGGCGTCGCACTGACCGTCGAGCGTTGA
- a CDS encoding glycerophosphodiester phosphodiesterase, with product MRQLTFAAVLGLTTLTLLACGGGGSSGDKDPGTPVPGMQPQSYPLVTGHRGASGYLPEHTLEAYAKAIEMGADFIEPDLVSTKDGVLVARHEPNITDTTDVADHPEFAARKRTVAVDGVDVTGWFVSDFNLAELRTLRARQAMADRDQSHNDLYRIPTFDEVIELAKAKGRETGRTVGVYPETKHPTWHQQQGLPLEDKLLDSLQKAGWNHGDAPVFIQSFEQGNLKALHAKTSVKLVQLVDANDQNPDTGEMDLSAPYDRPYDWTASGRTGSQDTFAWLLTDQGLDEVKTYAYAIAPWKRYLVKVRSTLDSQGRKVDVNGDGRYTDADYTAVADDRIVKAAKARGLQVHTWTFRSEPYRLSASYQGDPAAEYRQFFELGVDAVFSDFPDQAVKARDAFVAGRR from the coding sequence GTGCGCCAGCTCACGTTCGCCGCCGTCCTCGGCCTCACCACACTCACGCTGCTTGCCTGCGGCGGTGGTGGCAGCAGCGGTGACAAGGATCCCGGCACGCCCGTGCCCGGCATGCAGCCCCAGTCCTACCCCCTCGTCACCGGCCACCGCGGCGCAAGCGGCTACCTGCCCGAGCACACGCTGGAAGCCTATGCGAAGGCCATCGAGATGGGGGCCGACTTCATCGAGCCGGACCTGGTGTCCACCAAGGACGGTGTGCTGGTGGCCCGCCACGAGCCGAATATCACCGACACCACCGACGTGGCCGACCACCCGGAGTTCGCCGCGCGCAAGCGCACGGTGGCGGTGGACGGCGTCGACGTCACCGGCTGGTTCGTGAGCGACTTCAACTTGGCCGAGCTGCGCACGCTGCGCGCCCGCCAGGCCATGGCCGACCGCGACCAGAGCCACAACGACCTATATCGCATCCCCACCTTCGACGAAGTGATCGAGCTGGCGAAGGCCAAGGGCCGCGAGACCGGCCGCACCGTTGGCGTCTACCCGGAAACCAAGCACCCGACCTGGCACCAGCAGCAGGGCCTGCCGCTGGAAGACAAGCTGCTCGACTCGCTGCAGAAGGCCGGCTGGAACCATGGCGACGCGCCGGTGTTCATCCAGTCCTTCGAGCAGGGCAATCTGAAGGCGCTGCACGCGAAGACGAGCGTGAAGCTGGTGCAGCTGGTCGACGCCAACGACCAGAACCCCGACACCGGTGAGATGGACCTCAGTGCGCCTTACGACCGGCCTTATGACTGGACCGCCAGCGGCCGCACCGGCAGCCAGGACACCTTTGCCTGGCTGCTGACGGACCAGGGCCTGGACGAGGTGAAGACCTATGCCTACGCCATCGCGCCATGGAAGCGCTACCTGGTGAAGGTGCGCTCGACCCTCGACAGCCAGGGGCGCAAGGTGGACGTCAACGGGGATGGCCGCTACACCGATGCCGACTACACCGCGGTGGCCGACGACCGCATCGTCAAGGCGGCCAAGGCCCGCGGGCTGCAGGTGCACACCTGGACCTTCCGCAGCGAGCCTTACCGCCTGTCGGCGAGCTACCAGGGCGACCCGGCGGCCGAATACCGGCAGTTCTTCGAGCTGGGCGTGGACGCGGTGTTCAGCGATTTCCCGGACCAGGCGGTGAAGGCGCGCGATGCCTTTGTGGCCGGGCGACGCTGA
- a CDS encoding arylesterase, giving the protein MVPVFQQRRHFILLGLASAVLAQSPAGARAAAPVKVLVVGDSLSAEYGLTRGKGWVALLERQLAAARPQASVINASISGDTTSGGRSRLPALLKQHRPTHVVLELGGNDALRGLPMSMTEANLGEMTRDAQEAGAKVLLLGMQMPPNYGRAYAESFAAVYAKVAQARQAALVPFFLKGVGDAANSTELFQADRIHPNERAQALMLDNVWPALQRLLEP; this is encoded by the coding sequence ATGGTTCCAGTCTTCCAGCAACGCCGCCACTTTATCCTGCTTGGCCTGGCCAGCGCGGTGCTGGCGCAAAGCCCTGCAGGGGCACGAGCCGCCGCCCCGGTGAAGGTGCTGGTCGTGGGCGACAGCCTGTCGGCCGAGTATGGCCTGACCCGCGGCAAAGGCTGGGTGGCCCTGCTCGAGCGCCAGCTGGCGGCCGCCCGCCCGCAGGCCAGCGTGATCAACGCCAGCATCAGTGGCGACACGACCTCCGGTGGCCGCTCCCGCCTGCCGGCCCTGCTGAAGCAGCACCGGCCGACGCACGTGGTGCTCGAGCTCGGCGGCAACGACGCCCTGCGCGGCCTGCCGATGAGCATGACCGAGGCCAACCTCGGCGAAATGACCCGCGACGCACAAGAGGCGGGCGCCAAGGTGCTGCTGCTGGGCATGCAGATGCCGCCCAACTACGGCCGGGCCTATGCCGAGAGCTTCGCAGCGGTCTATGCCAAGGTGGCGCAGGCCCGGCAGGCGGCCCTGGTGCCGTTTTTTCTCAAAGGTGTGGGGGATGCCGCCAACAGCACCGAGCTGTTCCAGGCGGACCGCATCCACCCCAATGAGCGCGCCCAGGCCTTGATGTTGGACAACGTCTGGCCGGCCCTGCAGCGCCTGCTGGAACCTTAG
- the phaC gene encoding class I poly(R)-hydroxyalkanoic acid synthase, producing the protein MQPATSPFGGPFGALFGTPPGGFGAGSLATPFGEAFAALGQLKLPLNGWAELQADYLREAARIWNDAVAQPGASPQPLRDRRFAAADWSGSPGAAYVAAMYLLNARTLLKLADSVEADEKTRQRVRFAVQQWIDASAPSNFLAFNPEAQRKALETGGESIAQGLRHLLQDLKQGHLSQTDESVFEVGRNVATTEGSVVFENELFQLIEYKPLTAEVHERPLLIVPPCINKYYILDLQPDNSLVRYAAEQGLRVFLMSWRNADESMAHLGWDDYIEQGVIQAIHLAQEISGSERINTLGFCIGGTLLGTALAVLDARGEKAASSMTLLTAFLDFANTGVLDLFIDEAGVQVRERSIGAQSPTGGGLLRGQELAATFSFLRPNDLVWNYVVGNYLKGETPPPFDLLYWNSDSTNLPGPMYCWYLRNAYLENRLREPGRLQVCGVPLDLGRIDAPAFVYGSREDHIVPWDGAYAATRLLKGDRRFVLGASGHIAGVINHPAKKKRSYWSNDQLPDQSADWLAGATEHPGSWWTMWADWIRPHSGKLVAAPRAQGNANHPPIEAAPGRYVKQKA; encoded by the coding sequence ATGCAGCCCGCCACATCCCCCTTTGGCGGGCCTTTCGGCGCCCTGTTCGGCACGCCACCCGGCGGCTTCGGTGCCGGCAGCCTGGCCACCCCCTTCGGGGAGGCCTTCGCCGCCCTGGGCCAGCTGAAACTGCCGCTGAACGGCTGGGCCGAGCTGCAGGCCGACTACCTGCGGGAGGCGGCGCGGATCTGGAACGACGCCGTGGCCCAGCCCGGCGCCTCGCCCCAGCCGTTGCGGGACCGGCGCTTCGCCGCCGCCGACTGGTCGGGCAGCCCTGGCGCGGCCTATGTCGCCGCGATGTACCTCCTCAATGCCCGCACCCTGCTCAAGCTGGCCGACAGTGTCGAAGCCGACGAGAAGACGCGCCAGCGCGTGCGCTTCGCGGTGCAGCAGTGGATCGACGCTTCGGCGCCCAGCAATTTCCTGGCCTTCAACCCCGAGGCGCAGCGCAAGGCGCTGGAAACCGGCGGCGAGAGCATCGCCCAGGGGCTGCGCCACCTGCTGCAGGACCTGAAGCAAGGCCATTTGTCGCAGACCGACGAGAGCGTCTTCGAGGTGGGACGCAACGTCGCCACCACCGAGGGCAGCGTGGTGTTCGAGAACGAGCTGTTCCAGCTGATCGAATACAAGCCGCTCACCGCCGAGGTCCACGAGCGGCCGTTGCTCATCGTGCCGCCGTGCATCAACAAGTACTACATCCTCGACCTGCAGCCGGACAATTCGCTGGTGCGCTATGCCGCCGAGCAGGGCCTGCGGGTCTTCCTGATGAGCTGGCGCAATGCCGACGAGAGCATGGCCCACCTCGGCTGGGACGACTACATCGAGCAGGGCGTGATCCAGGCCATCCACCTGGCGCAGGAGATCAGCGGCAGTGAACGCATCAACACCCTCGGCTTCTGCATCGGCGGCACCCTGCTCGGCACCGCACTGGCCGTGCTCGACGCACGAGGCGAGAAGGCCGCCAGCAGCATGACGCTGCTGACTGCCTTCCTGGACTTTGCCAACACCGGCGTGCTGGACCTGTTCATCGACGAGGCCGGCGTGCAGGTGCGCGAGCGGTCCATCGGCGCGCAGAGCCCCACGGGCGGCGGCCTGCTGCGAGGCCAGGAGCTGGCTGCCACGTTCTCCTTCCTGCGCCCCAACGACCTGGTGTGGAACTATGTCGTCGGCAACTACCTGAAGGGAGAGACGCCACCGCCTTTCGACCTGCTGTACTGGAACTCCGACAGCACCAACCTGCCGGGGCCCATGTACTGCTGGTATCTGCGCAACGCCTACCTCGAAAACCGGCTGCGCGAGCCCGGACGGCTGCAGGTCTGCGGCGTGCCGCTGGACCTGGGCCGCATCGACGCACCGGCCTTCGTCTACGGCTCGCGTGAAGACCACATCGTGCCGTGGGACGGCGCCTATGCCGCCACCCGGCTGCTCAAGGGAGACCGCCGCTTTGTGCTGGGCGCCTCCGGCCACATTGCCGGCGTCATCAACCACCCTGCCAAGAAGAAGCGCAGCTACTGGAGCAACGACCAGCTGCCGGACCAGTCCGCCGACTGGCTGGCCGGCGCCACCGAGCATCCTGGCAGCTGGTGGACGATGTGGGCGGACTGGATCCGCCCGCACTCTGGCAAGCTAGTTGCAGCCCCCCGCGCCCAGGGCAATGCGAATCATCCACCGATCGAAGCCGCGCCCGGCCGCTACGTCAAACAGAAAGCCTGA
- a CDS encoding D-2-hydroxyacid dehydrogenase family protein, giving the protein MNIIILDDYQDAVRKLRCAAQLERYNAKVFTNTVKGIGQLSVRLRDADVLVLIRERTHFPRQLLEKLPKLKLIAQTGRVGAHIDVEACTRMGIAVADGVGSPVAPAELTWALIMAAMRRLPQYIGNLKHGAWQQSGLKSASMPPNFGLGMVLRGKTLGLWGYGKIGQLVASYGRAFGMKVLVWGSESSRAKAQADGYDAAFTREALFEASDVVSLHLRLVDSTRGLVRLDDLLRMKPNALFVNTSRAELLEENALVSALNRGRPGMAAVDVFESEPILQGHPLLRLENAVCTPHIGYVEQDSYELYFNAAFENVINFINGTPSNIVNPDALKVIRH; this is encoded by the coding sequence ATGAACATCATCATCCTGGACGACTATCAGGACGCAGTGCGCAAGCTCAGATGCGCCGCCCAGCTCGAACGCTACAACGCCAAGGTCTTCACCAACACGGTCAAGGGCATCGGCCAGCTGTCGGTCCGGCTGCGCGACGCCGACGTGCTGGTCCTCATTCGCGAACGCACCCACTTTCCCCGCCAGTTGCTGGAGAAGCTGCCGAAGCTGAAGCTGATCGCGCAGACCGGGCGGGTCGGCGCCCATATCGACGTGGAAGCCTGCACCCGCATGGGCATCGCGGTGGCCGACGGGGTCGGCTCACCGGTGGCGCCGGCCGAACTGACCTGGGCACTCATCATGGCCGCCATGCGGCGGCTGCCGCAGTACATCGGCAACCTCAAGCACGGGGCCTGGCAGCAGTCCGGCCTGAAGTCCGCCTCCATGCCGCCCAACTTCGGGCTCGGCATGGTGCTGCGCGGCAAGACGCTGGGCCTGTGGGGCTACGGCAAGATCGGGCAGCTGGTGGCCAGCTACGGCCGGGCCTTTGGCATGAAGGTGCTGGTCTGGGGCAGCGAAAGCTCGCGCGCCAAAGCGCAGGCGGACGGCTATGACGCCGCCTTCACCCGCGAAGCCCTGTTCGAAGCCAGCGACGTCGTCTCGCTGCACCTGCGCCTGGTGGACTCGACCCGCGGCCTGGTGCGGCTCGACGACCTGCTGCGCATGAAGCCGAACGCCCTCTTCGTCAACACCTCGCGGGCCGAGCTGCTGGAAGAGAACGCCCTGGTCAGCGCCCTCAACCGCGGCCGCCCCGGCATGGCGGCGGTCGATGTCTTCGAAAGCGAGCCGATCCTGCAAGGCCATCCCCTGCTGAGGCTGGAAAACGCGGTGTGCACCCCGCATATCGGCTATGTCGAGCAGGACAGCTACGAGCTGTACTTCAACGCCGCCTTCGAGAACGTCATCAACTTCATCAACGGCACGCCCAGCAACATCGTCAACCCCGATGCGCTGAAAGTCATCCGCCATTGA
- a CDS encoding chromate transporter yields MSLPASDLLGLFGHFLVLSLLAVGGGITTAPDMHRYLVLERGWLSDAQFTTSIALAQAAPGPNILFVAVLGWNVAGAAGAATTMLGMLLPSTTLALWATRWRHQRRDTRGVRAFTEGMTPITVGLLLATGWILSEPSRHDLGAVAMVLLTVGVMLKTRLSPMWMVAAGAVVGMAGWV; encoded by the coding sequence ATGAGCCTGCCAGCCTCCGACCTGCTGGGCCTGTTCGGTCACTTCCTGGTGCTGTCGCTGCTGGCCGTGGGAGGCGGCATCACGACCGCGCCCGACATGCACCGCTATCTGGTGCTCGAGCGCGGCTGGCTCAGCGATGCGCAGTTCACCACCTCCATCGCCCTGGCGCAAGCGGCACCGGGGCCCAACATCCTTTTCGTGGCGGTGCTCGGATGGAACGTGGCCGGCGCCGCTGGTGCGGCGACCACGATGCTCGGCATGCTGCTGCCGTCCACCACGCTGGCGCTGTGGGCCACGCGCTGGCGCCATCAGCGGCGCGACACCCGAGGCGTGCGGGCCTTCACCGAAGGCATGACACCGATCACCGTGGGCCTGCTGCTGGCCACCGGCTGGATCCTCTCCGAGCCGAGCCGCCACGACCTTGGCGCGGTGGCCATGGTCCTGCTGACGGTCGGCGTGATGCTGAAGACCCGGCTGAGCCCGATGTGGATGGTGGCCGCCGGCGCGGTGGTCGGCATGGCCGGCTGGGTCTGA
- the rlmB gene encoding 23S rRNA (guanosine(2251)-2'-O)-methyltransferase RlmB, producing the protein MSAKVLFGFHAVTVRLKTAPQSIHEIYVDAGRRDQRMRQFVARAQEAGARLVDSDDDRLHKLCGTHRHQGVVAKVEPVAQVKSLDDLLDSIEEPPLLLVLDGVTDPHNLGACLRVADGAGAHAVIAPKDHAVGINATVAKVASGAAETMPYFMVTNLARTLKELQERNIWVIGTSDDAPKTLYQVELKGPVALVLGAEGAGMRQLTRKTCDELVSLPMRGAVESLNVSVASGICLYEALRQRA; encoded by the coding sequence ATGAGCGCCAAGGTCCTGTTTGGCTTCCATGCCGTCACCGTGCGGCTGAAGACTGCGCCCCAGTCCATCCATGAGATTTATGTCGACGCCGGCCGGCGCGACCAGCGCATGCGCCAGTTTGTCGCCCGTGCGCAGGAAGCCGGCGCCCGCCTGGTCGACAGCGACGACGACCGCCTGCACAAGCTGTGCGGCACGCACCGCCACCAGGGTGTGGTGGCCAAGGTCGAGCCGGTCGCGCAGGTCAAGTCGCTGGACGACCTGCTCGACAGCATCGAGGAGCCGCCCCTGCTGCTGGTGCTGGACGGCGTGACCGACCCCCACAACCTGGGCGCCTGCCTGCGCGTGGCCGACGGTGCCGGCGCCCATGCCGTGATCGCTCCCAAGGACCACGCCGTCGGCATCAACGCCACGGTGGCCAAGGTGGCCAGCGGTGCGGCCGAGACCATGCCCTACTTCATGGTGACCAACCTCGCCCGCACGCTGAAGGAACTGCAGGAGCGCAACATCTGGGTCATCGGCACCTCCGACGATGCACCCAAGACCCTCTACCAGGTGGAGTTGAAGGGGCCGGTCGCGCTGGTGCTCGGTGCCGAAGGCGCCGGCATGCGGCAACTCACCCGCAAGACCTGCGACGAGCTGGTGAGCCTGCCGATGCGCGGGGCGGTCGAGAGCTTGAACGTCTCGGTGGCCAGCGGCATCTGCCTGTACGAGGCGCTGCGCCAGCGTGCTTGA
- a CDS encoding SIR2 family NAD-dependent protein deacylase translates to MSALETARGWLQQARRLCVLTGAGMSAESGVPTFRDALGGLWARYDPQQLATEAGFRADPQLVWDWYAARREGVARAEPNAGHRALADWQARHPGRLSLVTQNVDDLHQRAGSSDVICLHGALFANRWLDACRHLPAGAEAEDTRRAEPGRPPRCGVCGNLVRPGVVWFGEALPGQALQAAEDAAGDCDLMLVVGTAGAVYPAAGLPALARQAQARVVIINPAPSELDGLAHLVIRAKAAEALPPLLA, encoded by the coding sequence ATGTCCGCCCTGGAAACCGCCCGCGGCTGGCTGCAGCAGGCCCGCCGCCTGTGCGTGCTGACCGGCGCCGGCATGTCGGCCGAGAGCGGCGTGCCGACCTTTCGCGATGCGCTGGGCGGCCTGTGGGCTCGCTACGACCCGCAGCAGCTCGCCACCGAGGCGGGCTTTCGCGCTGACCCACAGCTGGTGTGGGACTGGTACGCCGCGCGCCGCGAAGGCGTGGCCCGTGCCGAGCCGAATGCCGGCCACCGCGCGCTGGCCGACTGGCAGGCCCGGCACCCCGGCCGCCTGAGCCTGGTGACCCAGAATGTGGACGACCTGCACCAGCGCGCTGGCAGCAGCGACGTCATCTGCCTGCACGGCGCGCTGTTCGCCAACCGCTGGCTGGACGCCTGCCGCCACCTGCCCGCCGGCGCCGAGGCGGAGGACACCCGGCGCGCGGAGCCCGGGCGTCCACCGCGCTGCGGCGTCTGCGGCAACCTGGTGCGGCCCGGGGTGGTGTGGTTCGGCGAGGCCTTGCCCGGCCAGGCGCTACAGGCGGCCGAGGATGCGGCCGGCGACTGTGACCTGATGCTGGTCGTCGGCACCGCCGGCGCCGTCTATCCCGCAGCGGGGCTGCCGGCGCTGGCACGCCAGGCGCAGGCCCGGGTGGTGATCATCAACCCCGCGCCGAGCGAGCTCGACGGACTGGCACACCTGGTGATCCGTGCGAAGGCCGCCGAGGCCTTGCCGCCGCTGCTCGCCTGA
- the phbB gene encoding acetoacetyl-CoA reductase, which produces MTQKVAYVTGGMGGIGTAICQRLHRDGFTVIAGCGPSRDYVKWLDQQKELGYSFHASVGNVADWESTVAAFSKARAEHGPIDVLVNNAGITRDRMFLKMSREDWDAVIDTNLNSMFNVTKQVVGDMVERGWGRIVQISSVNGEKGQAGQTNYSAAKAGMHGFTMALAQELAARGVTVNTVSPGYIGTDMVRAIKPEVLDKIVATIPVKRLGTPDEIASIVSWVVSEEAGFATGADFSVNGGLHMG; this is translated from the coding sequence ATGACTCAGAAGGTTGCTTACGTCACCGGCGGCATGGGTGGCATCGGCACCGCGATCTGCCAGCGCCTGCACAGGGATGGCTTCACCGTGATCGCCGGATGCGGCCCCAGCCGCGACTACGTGAAGTGGCTCGACCAGCAGAAGGAGCTCGGCTACAGCTTCCATGCCTCGGTCGGCAATGTGGCCGACTGGGAGTCCACGGTCGCCGCGTTTTCGAAGGCGCGCGCCGAGCATGGACCGATCGACGTGCTGGTCAACAACGCTGGCATCACCCGGGACCGCATGTTCCTGAAGATGAGCCGTGAGGACTGGGATGCGGTGATCGACACCAACCTCAACAGCATGTTCAACGTCACCAAGCAGGTGGTGGGCGACATGGTGGAGCGGGGCTGGGGCCGCATCGTGCAGATCTCCTCCGTCAATGGCGAGAAGGGCCAGGCCGGGCAGACCAACTATTCCGCCGCCAAGGCCGGCATGCACGGCTTCACCATGGCGCTGGCGCAGGAGCTGGCGGCCAGGGGTGTCACGGTCAACACCGTCAGCCCCGGCTATATCGGCACGGACATGGTGCGCGCCATCAAGCCCGAGGTGCTGGACAAGATCGTGGCCACCATCCCGGTCAAGCGGCTCGGCACGCCGGACGAGATCGCGTCCATCGTGTCCTGGGTGGTCTCGGAAGAGGCGGGTTTTGCCACCGGCGCCGATTTCTCGGTCAACGGTGGCCTGCACATGGGCTGA
- the upp gene encoding uracil phosphoribosyltransferase: MPVIEVKHPLVKHKVGLMREAEMSTKKFRELTAEVARLLAYEATADFPLEKTLIDCWSGPTQVDQIKGKKVTVVPILRAGLGMLDGVLDMIPNAKISVVGLSRNHDTLQPEHYFENFVGDLGARTALIIDPMLATAGSMIATVDLLKRKGCQDIRALVLVAAPEGVRALDQAHPDVRCWTAAIDSHLNEQGYIIPGLGDAGDKIFGTKQE, encoded by the coding sequence ATGCCTGTCATTGAAGTCAAGCACCCCCTCGTCAAGCACAAAGTCGGCCTGATGCGCGAGGCGGAGATGTCCACCAAGAAGTTTCGCGAGCTGACCGCCGAAGTGGCCCGCCTGCTGGCCTACGAGGCCACCGCCGACTTCCCGCTCGAAAAGACGCTGATCGACTGCTGGAGTGGTCCCACCCAGGTCGATCAGATCAAGGGCAAGAAGGTCACCGTGGTGCCGATCCTGCGCGCCGGCCTCGGCATGCTCGACGGTGTGCTCGACATGATCCCCAACGCCAAGATCAGCGTGGTCGGCCTGTCGCGCAACCACGATACCCTGCAGCCTGAGCATTACTTCGAGAACTTCGTCGGTGACCTGGGGGCCCGCACGGCCCTCATCATCGATCCGATGCTCGCCACGGCCGGCTCCATGATCGCGACGGTGGACCTGCTCAAGCGCAAGGGCTGCCAGGACATTCGCGCACTGGTCCTGGTGGCGGCGCCCGAGGGCGTGCGTGCGCTGGACCAGGCGCATCCGGACGTGCGCTGCTGGACCGCCGCCATCGACAGTCATCTGAACGAGCAGGGCTACATCATTCCGGGCCTGGGCGACGCCGGCGACAAGATCTTCGGCACCAAGCAGGAATGA